Genomic window (Mesorhizobium sp. M4B.F.Ca.ET.058.02.1.1):
CAGAAGGGCCTGTGTGGGGTCGGCGAATTCCGAAATCGCGCTCCAGCGGATCAGCAGCGACAGGGCCAGTGCCGACGCGCCATAGGCGCCGATGCGGCTGTCGCGCATGATCTCCAGTTTTCCACCGCGCGACTTGCCGCCGCCAAAGCCATCGGCGACATCGGACAACCCATCCTCGTGCAGGCAGCCGGTGGTGAGCAATGTTGCGGCAAGCGCAAGTGCTGCCGCCGGACCCATGGCAAGGCCGAACCGTTCCGCAGTGGCGTAGACGACCGCGCCGATCAGTCCGACGGCAAGCCCGGCGACCGGGGCGGCCCAGATCGCGGCGGCGAGGCTGCGCCCGCGAAAATCAAAGACGGGCAGCGGCAGCCTGGTGAAGAAGACCAGGCAAAGGGCGATATCATCGAGGACTTGCCGGAGCGAAAGGGGAAAGTTCTTGAGCTTCATGCCCTAGCCCCTCGCAATGGCATGGAAGAACGTCCCGCTGACATGGCCGCGCCGATAGCCGGAGGCGCCGAGCGGATTGCCCTGGCCGTCGGCAAGGTCGGCCAGCGGCTCGTCGTTGCCGGCAGCGAGCATCTGCGCATAGTGGAATTCATGGCCGCGGATCAGCGTGCCCTCGGCTCCGAGCGGGCAAGCGGCGCGCAGCCGCGCCTCGCGGTAGCCGAGGTTCATTTTGCGCTTGGCGAAGCTGGTCGAATGGCCGAGCAGGCCAAGCATCGGATGCGTGTCGCCTGCCGCGTCCTCAAGAGTCTCGCCCAGCACCATGAAGCCACCGCACTCGCCGTGGATCGGCTTGGTCGCGGCGAAGCGCGCCATTGCGGCCCGGAAGTTGGTGGCGGCGGCCAGCCTGCCGGCATGAAGCTCGGGATAGCCGCCGGGCAGCCAGCAGACATCGCAGCTGTCGTGGGGCGCTTCGTCGGCGAGCGGCGAGAAGGGGACGATCTCGGCGCCGGCCTTGTGCCAGTGGGCGGCGACGTGCGGGTAGACGAAGGTGAAGGCGGCGTCCTCCGCCAGCGCAATGCGCTGTCCAGGTGGCGGCAGCGCGTCGCCGAAATCGCCAGCCGCGGGCACCAGCGGCGTGGCCAGCGCCATGATGGCGTCGAGATCGAGCGACTTCTCGGCCATGTCGGCCAGCCGGTCGAGATGCGCCATCAGGTTCTGGTATTCGCCGGCCTGGACGAGGCCGAGATGGCGCTCCGGCAGGTTGAGCGTGGGATCGCGCAGGATGGCGCCGACGACCGGCAGGCCGATCGCCTCGATGGCATCGCCGGACAGCCGCCGGTGGCGCTCGCTGCCGAGCCGGTTAAGGACGACGCCGGCCATGCGCACGCCCGCGTCGTAGGTTGCAAAACCCTTGGCAACGGCGGCCGCCGTGGTCGACTGGCCGGACACATCGAGCACGAGCAGCACCGGCAGGCCGTAGAGCCGCGCAAGGTCGGCGGCCGAACCCGTGCGGCCTTCTGGGGCGGGAATGCCGTCGAACAGGCCCATGGCGCTTTCGAGGACGACGAAGTCGGCATCGTCAGCCGCTTGCCCGGCCAGCGCATTGAGCAGGGAAGGCGGCATTGCCCAGCTGTCGAGGTTGACGCCGGAGAGGCCGGTGGCGGCGGTGTGGAAGCCCGGATCGATGTAATCGGGCCCGGATTTGGCGCCACGCACCTTCAAGCCGCGCCTGGCGAGCGCGCGCAGGATGCCGATGGTGACGCTGGTCTTGCCCGAACCGGAGCGCGGCGCGCCGATGATGATGGCGCGTGCCGTCATGTCTCGCCCGCCAGTGCCGCGCGCATGGCGACGATACCGCCGACGACGATCAGCGCCGGCGAAGCCAGGCCGGCGGCCGCGGCCTCTTCGGCAATGGTGGCGAGCGTGGCGACAACGGCCCGCTCCTGCGGCGTGGTCGCGGAAACGATCACCGCGGCCGGCGTCGACGGCGCCAGCCCGCCTTCCAATAATGAAGCGGCGATCTGAGGCAGATTGGCCATTCCCATATAGACGACCACCGGCTGGCCGGTGCGGGCAATCGCGGCCCAGTCGAGATCGTCATCGGTGCCGGCGGCATGGCCGGTGGCCAGGATGACCGCCTTGTTGATGCCGCGCATGGTGGCGGGAATGCCGGTGGCGGCGAGCGCGCTCAGGCCCGAGGTCAGGCCGGACAACACACGAAACGGAATAGCTTCGCGCGCCAGCGCCAGCGCCTCTTCGCCGCCGCGCCCGAAGATATAGGGGTCACCGCCCTTGAGACGGACGACGCGACGTCCCTCGCGCGCCAGCCGCACCAGCAAAGCTGTGATATCGTCCTGCTTCATCGACGGCTGGCCACCGCGTTTACCGGCATAGAAAAGCTCCGCGCTTGCGGCGACCGCGACGACATCGGGCGAGACCAGCGCATCGTAGACCAGCGCGTCGCATTGGCCGAGAGCGGCCAGCACTTCGAGCGTCAGGCAGCCGGGATCGCCGGGGCCCGCGCCGGCCAGCCAAACGTGGCCGGGTTCCAGCTCTCGCGGCTTGAACTTCAGCCGCGCCAGCGCCTGCTCCACCGTGGCATGTCCGTTTCTGTTGGTGCTGCCGTTCACAATCCGTCCCGTCCGCGAAAACGCCGCTGGTAGTGGGCGTCGTAAAGTGAGCTTTCGCCGAAATCCTGGGCGCCGAGCGCGCTGCCGATGAAGATGATCGCCGTGCGCTCAATCGGGTTTTCCGCCAGCTTCGCCTCGATGGTGGCCAGCGTGCCGGTCAACAGACGCTCGTCCGGCCAGGAGGCACGAAAGACAACCGCCACCGGGCAGTCGGCGCCGTAAAGCGGCGTCAGCTCGGCGACGACACGGTCGATGGCGTGGATGGCGAGATGGATGGCAAGCGTCGCGCCGGTGCGGCCGAAGCCGGCCAGCGTCTCGCCGGGCGGCATCTTCGAGGCACGGCCGGAGACACGGGTCAGCACCAGGCTTTGCGCGAGTTCGGGAATGGTGAGCTCGCGGCGAAGGGCCGCCGCCGCGGCGGCGAAGGAAGGCACGCCCGGCGTCAGCGTGTAGGGGATGTTGTGCTTTTCCAGCCGGCGGATCTGCTCGGCCACCGCGCTCCACACCGACAGGTCACCGGAATGCAGGCGCGCGACATCCATGCCGGCGGTGTGGGCGGCAACGTATTCGGCCTCGATCTCGTCGAGCGACATCGGCGCCGTGTCGATCAGTTTGGTGCCGGGCGCGCAATGTTCGAGCAGTTCGGGCGCAACGATCGAGCCGGCATAGAGGCAGACCGGGCAACTCGCCAGCAGTCGGCTGCCGCGCAGAGTGATGAGGTCGGCCGCACCGGGGCCGGCGCCGATGAAATGAATGGTCATGCGGCATCTCCGGCAAGTGCGATGGCGCAGGTGACAGGACCGAGCACCGTGCGCGGCCCGAGCAGTTTCGCGCCCTTTCCGGCCGCGGCAAGCGCGGAGGCTTCCGAAACCGACGGCGAGCCGGCCTTCGACTGCGAGAGAACGGAGTGGCTGAGCACGCCGGACGATGCGGCTTGCATCGCATCGTTCGAGACGACGATCACAGGCAAAGCGAGGTCGCTGCCGGCGAGGAAGATCGCTTCCTCATCGCGTTTGATTTCACCGGTCGCCAGGGCGGAAAGCGCCGTCACTGCCAATCCATGCGCTTCCAAGGCGGTCTCGACGGCGGCGCGCACGTCGCTCGCTGTCACGCCTTTCCGGCTGCCGATGCCCGCGACCATCATGGCTTCACCCAGCTCCATTGGGTGACCGGCATGGCCGGCCGCCAGGCCTGCATCGAGCCGACGGGCGAGGCTCGCGAGATGGCGATGCGGGTGAGATCGCCGCCGCGCTTGGTGTGTTGGTCGAGAAGCAGCGTCTCCATCTCCAGCGTCACCGCGTTGGCGACAAGCCGGCCGCCGGGGCGCAGTGCCTTGA
Coding sequences:
- a CDS encoding adenosylcobinamide-GDP ribazoletransferase — encoded protein: MKLKNFPLSLRQVLDDIALCLVFFTRLPLPVFDFRGRSLAAAIWAAPVAGLAVGLIGAVVYATAERFGLAMGPAAALALAATLLTTGCLHEDGLSDVADGFGGGKSRGGKLEIMRDSRIGAYGASALALSLLIRWSAISEFADPTQALLALIAAHAASRGLLGAFMHLLPPARSDGLSAGAGGVSAEAAIAGAVLGAIPLLLLAPGGAIVAIVLLGLLFAAFRALCLNQIDGQTGDTIGALQQLGEIAVLLVASVSLS
- a CDS encoding cobyrinate a,c-diamide synthase, encoding MTARAIIIGAPRSGSGKTSVTIGILRALARRGLKVRGAKSGPDYIDPGFHTAATGLSGVNLDSWAMPPSLLNALAGQAADDADFVVLESAMGLFDGIPAPEGRTGSAADLARLYGLPVLLVLDVSGQSTTAAAVAKGFATYDAGVRMAGVVLNRLGSERHRRLSGDAIEAIGLPVVGAILRDPTLNLPERHLGLVQAGEYQNLMAHLDRLADMAEKSLDLDAIMALATPLVPAAGDFGDALPPPGQRIALAEDAAFTFVYPHVAAHWHKAGAEIVPFSPLADEAPHDSCDVCWLPGGYPELHAGRLAAATNFRAAMARFAATKPIHGECGGFMVLGETLEDAAGDTHPMLGLLGHSTSFAKRKMNLGYREARLRAACPLGAEGTLIRGHEFHYAQMLAAGNDEPLADLADGQGNPLGASGYRRGHVSGTFFHAIARG
- the cobA gene encoding uroporphyrinogen-III C-methyltransferase produces the protein MNGSTNRNGHATVEQALARLKFKPRELEPGHVWLAGAGPGDPGCLTLEVLAALGQCDALVYDALVSPDVVAVAASAELFYAGKRGGQPSMKQDDITALLVRLAREGRRVVRLKGGDPYIFGRGGEEALALAREAIPFRVLSGLTSGLSALAATGIPATMRGINKAVILATGHAAGTDDDLDWAAIARTGQPVVVYMGMANLPQIAASLLEGGLAPSTPAAVIVSATTPQERAVVATLATIAEEAAAAGLASPALIVVGGIVAMRAALAGET
- the cobM gene encoding precorrin-4 C(11)-methyltransferase — encoded protein: MTIHFIGAGPGAADLITLRGSRLLASCPVCLYAGSIVAPELLEHCAPGTKLIDTAPMSLDEIEAEYVAAHTAGMDVARLHSGDLSVWSAVAEQIRRLEKHNIPYTLTPGVPSFAAAAAALRRELTIPELAQSLVLTRVSGRASKMPPGETLAGFGRTGATLAIHLAIHAIDRVVAELTPLYGADCPVAVVFRASWPDERLLTGTLATIEAKLAENPIERTAIIFIGSALGAQDFGESSLYDAHYQRRFRGRDGL
- a CDS encoding cobalamin biosynthesis protein codes for the protein MMVAGIGSRKGVTASDVRAAVETALEAHGLAVTALSALATGEIKRDEEAIFLAGSDLALPVIVVSNDAMQAASSGVLSHSVLSQSKAGSPSVSEASALAAAGKGAKLLGPRTVLGPVTCAIALAGDAA